The genomic segment GAAACAGTTGAACCAGTGCATGTTCCAAAAAGTCCATCAAGCAATATGCCTATTCCCTGCAAAATGATAATTAGAACAATAAAATGTTTTTAGAGAAATGAATTTGGTCAAAAGAACTCCTACTAATGATATAAGCGGAACTTGAAAAAGAATCCGTTTTCAcagttatgaatttattgtCGTCAAAATATTAGTAACAATTAGAAACTTTATAGAAATGCTTTCTACTTCTCCTCAAAAGAGTATTTACTTAATCAACAAACATTCATGCACTCTATTTAATCTGATTTTAGTGAATCATGGTTATATCtataaaatttaacaaaatagcCTTCTATTGAGTTAGACTATTCCTCACCATGACTATTATATTTGCTTTGTCAATCAGATTTGGACAGCAAGGCGGGGCACACAAGAAGTAAAAAAGTAGGAACCAAGAAAAGCTACCTGCCATCCAATACCACGGCTTAGTACGTAGGCAGGAGGTGGAGTGGCAATTGCCAGACGAGATGCCGCCATATAAGCTCCGGTTGACTGCACATAGTTAGAGTCAGAATATACTGTTTCCCATATGCCAGTAAAAATGTAGCTTCAACAAGCGCAAATAAAGTATTTGGACGCAAGCAATTGTGTTGCAATAATCTTCACATTATTATACTTTAGAGGCATTCGTTACGATTTGAAGTACCTCAACCATTGAGACAAGAACTGCAGACATCATAGCAAAAGAATGCCCAGCAGCAAAAGTAGGAGGCCCCCACTGCAGGGGATATGGAAACTTAAACCTGAAATTATATTCCAAACGGAAGTTTAAAACCACTAGCATATATCAACAACTGTATTTTAAGAGAAATACCAAGCACTAAACACACCATGGAGCAGTAGAAATGAGATTTGCTCTATCAGTGCGGCAATTATGTTGCGTTAGAGCATTTTTGCCACGGTAAGCCCCACTAGCCGTCAGAATGGTCGAATATATCCAGATAATGGTAACACAAATTAAAACAGGGAATCGCTCGAATATTGGAAAATCCCTCATTGGTTTAACATTCTTTAGATACTGCAAAAACACAAGTGTTACTTAAGTGACCTCAAGAGGGTATGGGTGAGAAATGTTCCGCCATTTTAAAGCACCACTTACTTGTGACAAGCCAATGACCAACAATAGCATTGGAAGCCCAATTTCAACGCAATTCCCTAGCTGCAAATATGAGGAAATATTTCATTAGGAAAGGGACAAGATGATTCAGCTCATCACTTGTTTTATGAGGAATTAGTGATAATAACTCGAGGGTCATACAATTATCCAACAATCTAAATCTGGAGAAGGAAAACAAAAATAGTATGGAAGTTCATCAGTGGCGACAAATACTTACTGCGGGAAATCCTCGCTGAAATAAGCCGAAACCAACTAATCCCACAACGGGTGCCATCCCAAGCGGACTGAAGAATCTGTAAACAAGCAGCAAGACAGTCAAGAATATGGCTATGTACTTACTCTACCTTACTGAGCAATAAAATGCTGGTGTCATACCGTGAGAAGAGCCCCCAAACTTGGCTGTATCCCAAAATAATTTGAATGCTAGCTGCGACAATTAAAGCTCCTTGAATAGCTCGCATCGTATGTACAAATCTCTGCAGTATAGTTAGATCCTTAAACCTCTTCCAATGCCTTAGAGAAAATTAAAGGCAAATTATGATGTAAAGATCAATTTGGAAATATCTCTGTGATCAGGTCTGCAAACCAAGGCATCCTAGGCAACCAAAACTATGGCTTTGATCCCATTGTAAATACGGACCATTCTAGCGTTCAAATACATAATTTGATAAATGATGCCATTAGGGTGTACCAGTAGAAAGTTTAACTTGTGTGCGATGAACTAGAAGAGTAAACATATACAAGTTCACTTGTTGAACTTACCAGTAGATATCAGTCCCAAAAAAAGGACTAACATGTTGGTGTAGCATTTTACAGACTAACAAAAATTTCAGCTTATGATGAGTCTGTTGATCATTGGAACAAAATGGATTGAAAAATGACTGAGATTGGAACACTTACTACATGTGGCTCACTGATTCGTTGAAGATGTGAGTCGCTAATTATATAGACTATAGGAATGACGTATGCAAATGAACCTCCAACAACAGCTGGCAACCGAGTTCCAAACAGTGCTTGGAGAAGAGTATTTATTCCAGCCACAAAGAGCAGGGTTTGTATAACCCTTGCCTTGTCCCCCTGGATGGAGAAATAACAGATCTTTTTGATGAGTAAATGAGCTTGAGATTCGCTGTTTTCTGGTAATGCGatgatatcatttttttttctttgctgcAATTGGACTGTGATACATATGATAAGATAAAAGAGAATCAGCTTACATCTGATCCACCCATTAAAGGTACAAGCGCTGAGGGGATCATCACACTTGTGCCAAGCACTAATATGTAATTTTGAAAAGCTAACAAGATGGTTTCAGCTGCAGATAAGAAAAAACTGCTTTAGTAAGTAAGTACATAAAAGTGGCACCAATAGTTTTCCCAAGTTAAATACACAAGAATCTGCACAAGAGAAGTTTCCATTTGTGGCAATGGTTGAAATCTCAGACAAGTCCCAAGATTAAATGGCTTCACTATACTAGCATTCTTCCAGAAACAAATTGTATAGAGATTAATAACTGAGCAAAGGTTTTCATCAGGCATTAGACCACCCAATACTAATTAAGCCATAATGGATTAAATAACATAGAACTATCTGAAGCACCTCATCAAATGCAGCGGACGACCAGTAGTACTGAAATTTGGAGACTCCATTATCTGCATTTATGTTTCTCCGACTGAAGTCTCATTTTGTTGGTATTCATTAATTTTGTGTCTTTCACTAACATTCTTAATAGTTGTTCCTGTAGATCAATGTTTCTCCATACATTCCACTTTTGAGGGTGCAGGCTATTTTCAAGAAGTGCATTGTTGGCATTTGTTGCTGAATGCTAAAAACTTCTATTTTGTTCTTGTTTCGTTGGGAAATTACCAAAAATGGGTATTACTTAAAGAAAAAAGGAGCCTTACATTGGGATGGTTAAGAAATGCTAGGAAAAAGCCCAAGAATGAGCAGGGTTGTAGCCATAACAGGAATTAGATGTTAAAGTTACAATCTTTTATACAAACTACAAAGAAGAAATATCAAAAGCCAGCCAGCATTCTCAGTCCCCCATTTTAAACCATCAAAAAATGGGTAAAGACAATTAAAAATATCACCTTTAAGGCACACAAAACACAGAAACCAAACAAAATGTTGCAAAAGTTCCCAACTTTCAAAATGTGAAACTTTTATCATCAATTCTAAATGGACCCCTTAGCCCACTCCCAGAggctaaaaaaaagaaaaaaaagggaaagagagagaagaggaaaataaacataaaaagaaTGTCCCCAGCATTGATTTTCACATTCAAAACAAAACTCAAACCAATGAAGACACAAAAACACAGTCTTCAATGCatcattcaagaaaagaaaaccaacccaacaaaacaaaaagaaaaaagataaatgagcaataaacacaaaagaatatccTTTCTCCTTCACTTCACTTCTCACAACACATTGAACAGTGCTAGTAAATGCCATAGCCACATAGCTATATTACAACTGCAAcactttaacatacaagtttcAGCAAATATAACTTTAGACCAACAAAAACACATGATGTAGAAAGAGAGATAAAGAGAGAAATATACGCCATGGAGGATTGGAGTCTATGCAATACTCAAGGTCTTGAAGTTGTTCCATTGGAGGATGAGAAATGTCAGCCAttgccttcttcttctttccctcACAGAATCACAACAAAGAATATAACATAGAGATAAAGAATATTAACACActctcaaaagaaagaaaaaaaagaagagaatatttgagagaaagaaagtaGAAAAACTAAGAACAAAGTAAAGCACCAAGCCAGCAGCAACAGCACTAACACTGTAACCCCAACCCCAcaagttgaaaagaaaaatacattaaaaaagtCTAACAAGAATTTTTACAAGGAATAAATGTCACTCTgtaaattattcaaaaaaagaatttaactCAGATTATTATATTACGGCTACTTTTAACTAACCTGAAACCTGAGTTAAGAAAACTAACAGCCAATAGAACTTATTTAGACTATTTTTTGAAAGTTGTTCAACAAAAAAGGGCCTGATTATTTGTTGTATTGCAGATATGCCATTGTTGTTGGGTCCCACAAGAGTCAAAACTCAAAATGGAGTGGTAACTTTCATGCTCAACCATTACTCCATGCTGCTCTATCTCtttagtttttaaattttaaatgtgaattctgTTGGAGGAAACTATTCATGTAATCTCTTGAGTTATACAACAACTAGGattcttcttattattttgGTTATTCTTGTTGGATTCGTTAGTGCAACTACTTAATGCCAATCTTTTTTATAATCATGATGTTCGGTCAGTTTATGCATACCTTAATTAATTTTACCAAATGTTCACTACCTTATGCCAATATATGAGACTAATTTTAAGCTCGTAGTTTTATTCGGATCATTTAAGTTTCAATTTAAAAGTATGTTACCTTCCGGAATACTATTCTATCCGacttaaatttaatattttatattatatgacactatttttataaataataaggacctatttttttatatgtagAAATATTAATTTCAACAGTTCGAACTTCGAATTGCCTTTATGAAAGTGACATGATATAATGAAAACTATTAAATGCTAAATGtactttatgtatatttatttacatttagcTTATATGTCAAAAATAATTGTGTGCATACTTAAATGTTGTTGTATTTTGTCAAATATTGTCATATAAAATAAGATATGGTATATATTGTCACTTTGAAACGGTACATAAAGAGTAATTTGCATCATTTTACCTGCTTTTTAGTGTTCATCCATTGTTAGTCTtaccttctctcttttttttttttttttttaacatgtgcacttttggtaaatttttgtttttaaatttatccTGTTACATAGGTGAAGGGGAAGGAAGGAGAGGGGAATGGAGACAGTAAGAAGTGAACACACACATATTGCATGTATGACTCAAATCAGTACCATTAAACTATAAACGTTGACGATGTGTATTTATGGTAACTAGTTTATcgtgtttttaaattttccgTCTAgcctattttaattttttttttttagtacatcagaaaatactaaaaacaaaaattaaaaccgCTCATAAGCTACATTGCTTAAATCAGCAAGGAGCAAAAACTCTATGTCCTTAATTGTGTCTTCCCAAATTAGCAATTTTTCTTCATTTGCCAAAAAATGGCACAACTATTTGCCTCTCTTCATGTGTGGAAAATCCTCGCGTTGGTGATCTTTAGCAAGAATCTGCAATCTTCAATAATAGTTCTAAGTGGGTGAATTTGTATGTCTTCCTCTTTTATAAGCTTGACAATAAGAAGGCAGTCTGATTCTACTTCTAAATCAATATATCCACGTTCATTTGCTAATTGTAGGCCTTGTCTGATGCTCCAAAATTTCGTAACGAGGCTTGGAGCAGGTCTCAACTTACCTGAATATCCCAATATCTTCTTACCTTGATAATCTATAAAAATTCCTCCAAAGGAAGCATCTTCAATTTTAGTCTTCATACGCCATTAGTATTGAATTTAATCTTTCCTGCACAAGAAGAAGACCAAGAGATCAGTTTAGCTTGTTTAGGTTTAGAGATATGCCCGGGGAATATTTCAACAATCTCCCTAGCATATTCCCTAATATGTTTACATATAAGTTCTATAAATAGACATTTCTTCTCAATCACATTCTTAGTTCTTTCTTTTCGGATATGCCACATAATAGACAATGTAAGTATAGCATGCACTATCATAGTGACATGCAACATTAATAAGATCATTAATCCATTCAATCATTGGCATAGCATTCATATTGTTAATATCATTATGTGAGATAAAATTATTCCATATCAGTTTAGACTTCCGACAAGCCCTAATAATGTGTGAAGGGTCCTCCACATCATTGTCACATCGCTCGGATTTTGGTGACTCAATTATTTTCCTGATGAATCTAAGTTCATTTGACATAAGCTTAATATGCCTTATAAGCCATAAAAAATACTTTATCTTCTTCGGCATGCGAAGTTTCCATATTATAGACCAACTCATGTCGTTTGGAGTGATTACAGATCACATGCGAACTCATAAGCCGATTTGGTATTAAATGTTCCATTGCTACTTTGCCAGCGCCAATTCAAGTGAGTCGATATGCAAAGAAAACCTTGTCAGAAATAAAAAACAGATAAAATATCATTTATCACAAATGGATTAAGGAAATAAGCTACAGATGAGATATTTCAGTGTGTATCTACTAGCTAGCAATACTTCAAAAACTTTAAGAGACGTGTCAATCTGGATAGGATCGCCATTAACTTGGTCGATGTGTGAGCCATCACCACACCACCAATCAAACCAAAAGTTTATCGATCCCTCCGTGACCCAAATTCCATTTTATCACCCAACTCTGCTTCTTAACTATGTTGATTTTAAGATGAAAAAGTGACATGTCTTGCACACAACCCATTTATAGGATTTTGGAAGGCtcaaacccattttttttatttatatatcatcTCTAACATTTTCGAGGAATtaaactaaatcaactttaatTTGGGGATAGACTCATAACCTCCTCTTGAACATGGTCAATGTCAAAAAATCTCATAAAGTGCACATGAAACTATGTAAgtggaattaattaattattgtgGAAGGACAATAATTTTTTGTGGCAAACAAAGGAGGCAAAGGAtattgaaaaatacaaaaatggtGGGGAAGTGGTCAACGCAAGGAAGAGTTTATGATGATAATCTACATTGTAATTACACCAAGCATCCCCACATTAAGGTATCTTATGCTTTTGGTGGTCATCATCTTTGAGAAATGGACAATCATTAATTAAACTTTTTGGGTTTTGTGTGTCGAATTGGATAAGAAGTTGTTTAATTtacacaaaattaaaattttaaagtgtTTTTGGTGTATGCCTTTCAACTTGTGTAATCAAGTACTGTATGACTAAACTTTCggttaatgaaaaatatattagTAGAAAATGACTTACTTCATTCTAATGAAGTATTTCCTCTACAATTATCTTAATTGTTGCTGTGTGTTCTTTTTCCTAATCAGCCAACTTTTTGATATTAGttgcagtggcggagccaggattttcaacTAGGGGGTTAAAAAATATGAATAGGTAAATACACAAAGGTTtccaagggggttcaacatctactatatatacataaaaaaaaaaaattaatcttgtatatacactataatttttCGCCGATGGGGTTCGGAACCCCCTCGAGCCtacctagctccgcccctgattAGTTGTGGATACCGAATACCGAATGGGGTAAATCAAAAAAAGTTATAAACATTTATCTAATCTTTCACGTATACTAATGTCTGAGTATGAAAAAATCTGGACATTCAAATTGAGATGTACATAATCTTGGATTGAAAAAACTGCATACCCCACCAGAATCAATGTTGAGATACTATTCAGCTGAAAAATCAAAAGTATAACTGTTTGAGGGAGTACAGAGCCACTACAAAATCAGGAAAAAAGACCATTTTTGTACCAAGATTTAACTAAACCATCATAACCTTAAACCTGACATTGCTCTACAATTTAGGACATgacactttttttcttttggtccaCCCAATATGATTCTCTTCACAAAGTTGGAAATCATTTCCCCCCCTCATTATCATTCTACACTAATATTTTCCCTAACAACTTTTTATACTTTCTTGTGGTTGTAGATAAACTTGTATACATTTCATTTTGGtcaattgccaaaaaaaaaaaaaaaaaaccactaaAAAGTTGTGCTACTTTATTAATGAAAGCTCAATGATTTTTTTAAGCTccttttgtattatttttatattataatatttttgtttCTAGGGGGATCAAGAAAAGATCAGAAGGTTAACAGAGTGTATTGAGAGGAAGGTCAGCAAAAGATGAAGAGACATTGATGTTAATTGATCCCTCTAATTTACTGCAAATTTCAGTTTGTAGTTGTTGGGGATTTAATGAGATTACTGTATCCAACGCAAAGTACTCTACTGCTCTGTTTGCTCCTTGTCATCATTGTACATTTGTACTCCCTACACTTGAATGTCCTGCCCTATAAGTAGCTACACTATTTACCCTTGAATGCCTACTTTTAGATTAAAAAATACTGGTTTATTTAcgtgtcatattttattttagacTTAATGCATGTACGACCCCTAAACTTGcacctttttttcattttgacatctcaactaagtgttgttcctattgaacctcTGAACTAGTCCTCAAGTATGTCTATCAAACtcctaaatctgatttttattagaagcagaAATTAAATTGGGGAAATGAAGGTGGAGAAATATTTGAGATATGTGTtaagctattctttaggtcatgAATGTGTCAGTTTCTGCTGGTTCTGCTCTTCCACTGCTAGCTTAATTAAGagctattttttttccttctcaattgctgctaatcttagctaaaagatggcataattaaattagaatatatattagcatgttgttACATTGAATATGGAATACTATGTAAATCAGATTGtatttgatagacacacttgaggacgagttcaggggttcaatagaaaaaaaaaattggaaccaaactaacccattaaaaaaaaaaaaagaatcaaattaggcttcacgcacagagAAGTGCGAAAgccaaagtgtacatttacattttgtccctttcacgcacagatttaCATTTTgtccctttcacgcacagaatctgtgcgtgaaacccTTACCTAAAACCCGACCCAACCTTTATTCTTTCTCTTATCAAACTCAAAAATTAAGGTTTTTtgcgtactttgaccgaagattagtcacgtttcaaaacaccggaatataaatattttatatagaacttaatattttttttagtgtacaataatatcggctcattacatcaagcatacatatacatttggattgtcgttttaggggttgtaaagtgctccgaaatacgtttgaaaacttgttatatttaggtttaagtgtcatattttatagggtgcggattcttttatgtcttttttattttgttattgtattgtgtAATCCGCACTTTttgaatgtgcaaaaataaatacaatatttaaaaataattcatccaatacgagaggttcataataattgaaaaatatttcattccattagcaacgaaatacatcattaaattacaatagacaaaaaaaaaaaaaaaaaaaaaacaagttctAGACACTCTTCTACTTCCAGATGTGCTGCCACCACGTGAGTTTTGCCCACATGAACGCTTATCATGCCCAAATTGCGTACATGtcgagcacttgcgagagtaagtctTTTCACTAATAtccatttgattgtgataacgggttagcttgttttttcccaatttacCGATATGGTTCTTGTTCGCAATCATAGAAAATGGCGCGACTAGCCAATAAGCTTGATCACCAAGGGGACGGAATTGGCCGGAATATGCTTTAAGGTATTTTACGACCTTATATTCTTCCGCCACATAATCAGTTACATTTCTGGGCATTCTCTCAAAGCACTTGACtgcatgagaacatggcatgtggtacgtttgccacttaccacaagtgcatgatTGTGTACGCTCAGTAGCGATATGTTTGTTTCCTCCTTTGCCGTCACAATAAcccgttctaacttcatacactCGTTGAACGACGTCATACTTGGTCATTTGGTGACCCTCTGCCTTTCTTCTATAGTGCTCCATTTTTTTgtagggctttggcatccatgttcCCTCGTCAGCTAATATAGCTATGGCTGCCTTGTCCTATCCGCAAATCACTCCACGACCTGCCTGAAAGTTAGTCTTACCATTGCGGTGACAGGTAGCCCTCGAGCAGATTTGAGGAGTCCATTGAAAGACTCCGAGCTGTTCGTTGTGAGAATGCCCCATCTCCTTCCTCCATTAGCATAAAgagtccatttttcaacttctaatttcatcaaccaaacatatgCCTCTTCACTCACTTCCCTTAGCAGCTCCATTTttgcagcccattttctttgttgatctTTGCTTCGCATCGCCCCCCCACATCAATTTATTTACGTGCCATTTCCAAACTTTGTTTGCAAATTAGCCTTAAGTGCCTTAAGCAATATCGATGGTAAGCGTGTGGAGGCCGCCACTCCTTCAGTacgcatattgtgcaatatgcctttatgacgatccGATAGGACACATATGCCCTGACgacccttaataacatgagtttgtAGATGAGTCAAGAACATCCCCATGTCTCGTTGCTCTCGTTGGCGGCAATTGTGAAAGCAAGAGGGgatattgacccattggcatccatacCTACCGCAATTAGGAGCTTAATGTCATATCGGCCATACACATGGGTCCCATCTATTGATATCATATTCTTGcagtgagcaaaaccatcaatacttggtttgaatgcccaaaagaCAAAGTCGAAAATTCTGCCCTCTAAAAGCCGCCACTGTACAACAGTGCCAGGATTAGCATGTTGTAAAGCCGCCATATACCCGTAACGCTGAAAGAGGATTCCCAAGTTCCAAAGATCGTTTCAAAAGCACGTCGACGCCGAGAaatccctttctcttgcttatgGTTTTACCATATTT from the Lycium ferocissimum isolate CSIRO_LF1 chromosome 11, AGI_CSIRO_Lferr_CH_V1, whole genome shotgun sequence genome contains:
- the LOC132036350 gene encoding nucleobase-ascorbate transporter 1, which produces MADISHPPMEQLQDLEYCIDSNPPWPETILLAFQNYILVLGTSVMIPSALVPLMGGSDGDKARVIQTLLFVAGINTLLQALFGTRLPAVVGGSFAYVIPIVYIISDSHLQRISEPHVRFVHTMRAIQGALIVAASIQIILGYSQVWGLFSRFFSPLGMAPVVGLVGFGLFQRGFPALGNCVEIGLPMLLLVIGLSQYLKNVKPMRDFPIFERFPVLICVTIIWIYSTILTASGAYRGKNALTQHNCRTDRANLISTAPWFKFPYPLQWGPPTFAAGHSFAMMSAVLVSMVESTGAYMAASRLAIATPPPAYVLSRGIGWQGIGILLDGLFGTCTGSTVSVENVGLLGLTRVGSRRVVQISAGFMIFFAMLGKFGAVFASIPFPIYAALYCVLFGLVGSVGLSFLQFTNLNCMRNLIITGLSLFLGISIPQFFNEYWHPARHGLVKTDAGWFNAFVNTIFTSPPMVGLIVAVFLDNTLDVETAKKDRGMPWWVKFRTFRGDNRNEEFYTLPFNLNRFFPPT